CCGCACCCGGTCGGAGCGGTAGCCGGCGGACATCGCCAGCACCGCACCGGCGGCGAACACCGCGCCGAGCGAGCTGACGAACACCCGCAGCGGCAGTCCGGCGTACCAGAGCAGGCCCAGCAGGATGATGCCGAGCGACACGGTCTGTCCGAGGTCGGGCTGGGCCACGATCAGACCCAGCGCGATGAGCGCGGCGGGCACCAGCGGAATCAGCATCTCGCGCAGCGAGGCCCGCTCCAGGCGCCGGGCCGCCAGCAGGTGGGCACCCCAGATCGCGAACGCGATCTTGGCCAGCTCGGAGGGCTGCATGGAGAAACCCGCGATGACGAACCACTTGCGAGACCCGTTGGCCAGGTTGCCGATACCCGGGATGAGCACCAGGACCAGCAGGATGATCGTGACTGCGTAGCTGGTGAAGGCAATGCGCCGGATGAACCGGATCGACATGCGCAATCCCGCGTAGCAGGCGACGAGCCCGACGATAGTCCAGAGCACCTGCTTGCCGAAGATGGTCCAGGCCGATCCGTCGTTGTCGTAGGAGTGCACGCCGGACGCCGACAGCACCATGATCAGGCCGAGCGACGTCAGCAGCGCGGTGACGGCGACGATGAGGTGAAACGAGGTCATCGGCCGGCCCAACCAGGCACCGAACGCGGTGCGCGGCCCGCCCGGCTCGGCCTTGGGCGCGGCGGCCTTCTCGCCGGGGGCGGCAGCGTCAGGCTGGTCGGCCTTGTCCGTCACCTCCGCGGCGTCGGACGTCTCCCCCTTGTCCCGGCGGAACAGCCGGGTCACTGCGATACCCACACCGCCTACCGGACCGCGGCGCGGACGGCGGCCGCGAAGGCGTCACCCCGTGCGGCATAACCGGTGAATTGGTCAAACGATGCGCCGGCCGGCGCGAGCAGCACCGTATCTCCGGGTTTGGCCAGGTCACGGGCGGCGGCAACGGCCGCGGTCATCACCCGAGCGCCGATATCCCCGTTATTCACTTGTGTCACATCAGTAACAGAAACCACACCAGCCGCATCCATCCCAACATCCTCGCCTGTAACAACCTGTACGACGGGGACATCGGGCGCGTGTCGTGATAACGCCTCGGCAACCTCGGCACGATCCCGCCCGAAAAGTACGGCCCCGACCAGGTGGGACGCGATGCGGGCCAGCTCGGCGTCCAGGGATGCGCCCTTGAGCAGGCCGCCGGCCAGCCACACGACCCGGGGATAGGCCAGCACCGATGCCTGGGCGGCGTGCGGATTGGTGGCTTTGGAGTCGTCGACATAGGTGATGCCGTCGGCGACGGTCACGACCTCACAGCGGTGCCGCCCCAGCCGGAACGCCGCGATGGCGGTGGCGATCGCCTCGGGCGCCACGTCAACCGCACGCGCCAGCGCCGCGGCGGCCAGCGTGTTGAGCACTCCGACCGGGCCCGGCACCGGTATCGACGTGACCGGCAGCAGCGGCAGGTCCGCGGCGAACGCCCGGTCGACCAGCTGCCCGTCGCGCACGCCGAGCTCGCCGGGCGCGGGTTCACCGAGCCGGAAGCCCACGCGGACGGCTGCCGGGGCGATGTCCAGCAGCGCCGCCGCCCGGCTGTCGTCCAGGCCGACGACCGCGACGCGGCCGGTCAGCACCCGGGCCTTGGCGGCGGTGTAGTCGGCCATGGTGTGGTGCCAGTCCAGGTGGTCTTCGGCGATGTTGAGCACCACCCCCGCCTCGGGCCGCAGCGAGGGCGCCCAAAACAACTGGAAGCTGGACAGTTCCACCGCCAGCACGTCGGACGGCTGGTCCAGCACGTCGAGCACCGGGTCACCGATGTTCCCGCACAGCTTGCTGCGCAGTCCCCCGGCGATCAGCATGTCGTGCAGCATCGAGGTGGTGGTGGTCTTGCCGTTCGTGCCGGTCACCACCAGCCACCGTCGCGGTGGCCCGAAATGGCCGGCCGCGTCCAGTCGCCAGGCCAGCTCCACATCGCCCCAGATCGGCACTCCGGCCGCGGCGGCCGCCGCCAGCACCGGGGTGTCCGGCTGGAAACCGGGGCTGGTGACCACCAGCGCGTACCGGTCGATCTGCGCAATGGCGGTTACGGGGTCGGCGGTCCCGACGCCCGCCGCGGCGTGTGGGGCCAGCATCGCCGGGTCGTCGTCGCACAGCGTCGGCTCGGCCCCGAACCGGGCCAGCGTGGCCAGCACCGCGCGGCCGGTCACCCGGGCGCCGGCGATCAGGACGGGCGCACCAGGCGCCAACGGATCCAGCACGTCAGGCACCGATCGTGGACAGCCACTCGCCGTAGAACAGGGCGACGCCCAGGCCGCAGCTGATCGCGGTGAGCAGCCAGAACCGGATTATCACCGTGGTTTCCGCCCAGCCGCCGAGCTCGAAATGGTGATGGAAGGGCGCCATCCGGAATACCCGGCGCCCGGTGGTCCGGAAGGCCAGGATCTGCAACACCACGGAGGTGACTTCGGCGACGAACAACGCTCCCAGCACGACGGCGAGGATCTCGGTGCGGCTGGTCACCGACAGTCCGGCGATGATGCCGCCCAATGCCAGCGACCCGGTGTCGCCCATGAAGATCTTGGCGGGCGCGGCGTTCCACCACAGGAACCCGATGCAGGCGCCGGCGGTGGCGGCCGCGATCAGCGCCAGGTCCAGCGGGTCGCGCACGTTGTAGCAGCCCAGGCCGGGCGCGGTGACGCAGGCGTTGCGGTACTGCCAGAAGGTGATCAGGACATAGGCGCCGGTGACCATCGCCATGCAGCCGGCGGCCAGGCCGTCCAGCCCGTCGGTGAAGTTCACCGCGTTCGACCAGGCGCTGACCACCACCACGCAGAACAACACGAAGAGCCCCGGGGCGAAGGTGACGGTAGCGATCTCACGTACGTAGGACAGATCCGCGCTGCCCGGTGTCAGGCCGGCGTTGTTGCGGAACTGCAGCACCAGCACGGCGAACAGCACCGCGGCGGTGATCTGCCCGACCGTCTTGGCCGTCTTGTTCAAGCCCAGGTTGCGTGACCGGCGGATCTTGATCAGGTCGTCGATGAACCCGACCCCGCCGAGGGCGGTGGCCAGGCCCAGCACGCACAGACCCGTCGCCGAGATCCCCTCGCCGTCGAAGGCCAGCCCGAACAGGTGGGTGCCCAGGTAGCCGGCCCAGATACCGGCCAGGATCGCCACCCCGCCCATCGAGGGCGTGCCCCGCTTGGTGTGGTGGCTGGGTGGGCCGTCCTCGCGGATCTGGTGACCGAATCCCTGCCGGGTGAACAGCCGGATGAGCGCCGGGGTCAGCAGGATGGACACGGTCACCGCGATGGCGACGGCGATCAGGATCTGCCTCACGGGCGCGCCGCTCCCTTGCGGCCGGCATCGTCTGCGATCAGCGCGTCGGCCAGCGCCCCCAACCCGGCCGAGTTGGACGCCTTGACCAAGACCACGTCTCCGGGTCGCAGCTCATCACGCAACAGGGAGAGGGCGGCGGTCGCGTCGACTACGTTGACGACCTCCTCCCCCCACGAGCCCTCCATCACCGCACCCTGGTGCATGGCGCTCATCGACCTCCCGGTTCCCACGACAACGAGTCGAGACACATCTAATCGCACCGCCAGCCGGCCGATGCGGTCGTGCTCGGTTATTGCATCCTCGCCGAGCTCGGCCATCTCCCCCAGCACCGCCCAGCTGCGCCGCGGATGTTCGTCACCGTGCGCGATCCAGGCGAGGGCCTGCAGACCGGCCCGCATCGAGTCGGGGTTGGCGTTGTAGGCGTCGTCGATGACGGTGACACCGTCGGCGCGGGTGCTCACGTGCATGCGGTGACGCGACACCGGGCCCGCCGCCGCCAGCGCCGCCGCGACCTGTTCGACGCTCGCCCCGCACTCGAGGCCCACGGCGGCCGCGCACAGCGCGTTGCTGACCTGATGGTCGCCGTAGACGGCAAGGTGGACGTCGGCTTCGGCGGGGCCGGCGTGCAGGGTGAACTGCGGCCTGGCCACCTCGTCGAGTGACACCGGACCGGCCCACACGTCGCCTCCGGAATTCTCAGATCTTTCATTGCGACTCACCCGGACCACCCGGGCCGCGGTCACGTCGGCCATCGCGGCCACCATCGGATCGTCGGCGTTCAGGATGACTACACCGGATGGCGGAACAGATTGCGGCAGTTCGGATTTGGCCTGGGCGATGATCTCCCGGGAGCCGAACTCGCCCAGGTGGGCGGTGCCGACGTTGAGCACGACACCGATCGACGGCGTCGCGATGTCGGCCAGCGCGGCGATATTGCCGGGGTGGCGCGCCGACATCTCCAGAATCAGGAAATCGGTGTCCCGCGTTGCCCGCAGCACCGTCCAGGGATGACCCAGTTCGTTGTTGAACGAACCCGGCGGCGCGATCACCTCGCCCAGCGGCCGCAGCACCGCGGCCACCAGGTCCTTGGTGGACGTCTTGCCCGACGACCCGGTGATCCCGATGATCGTCAGCCCTCCGGCCGCGAGTTCGGCGGCCACCGCCTTGGCCAGCTTGGCCAGCGCGGCCAGTACCGCGGCACCCGAGCCGTCGGCGTCGTGCTCGAGTACCGAGGCCCGATCGTCCTGTGCCGCTTGCGGTTTGACGACGATCGCGGGTACGCCGACCGGCCGGGCGGCCAGCACCGCCACCGCACCGGCGGCCACCGCCGATACGGCGTGGTCGTGCCCGTCGACGCGGGCGCCGGGCAGGGCCAGGAACAGTCCGCCCGGGCCGATGGCGCGCGAGTCGAATTCCACCGAACCGGTGACGCGGGTGGCTGCCGCCTGCTGCGGGGTGATGTCGGCCAGGGTGCCGCCGACGATGTCGGCGATCTGGGCCACGGTCAGGTCGATCACGCTCGACCTCCCAAAGCCTCGAGAGCCGCGGCCAGTTCCACCCGGTCATCGAACGGACGCACCTCGTCGGCGCTGCGCTGACCGGTCTCATGGCCCTTGCCGGCGATCAGCACCACGTCCCCGGGGCCGGCCCAGCCGACCGCGTGGCGGATCGCCTGTTGCCGGTCGGCGATCTCGACCAGCTCGGCTCGTGAGCCGGCTTCCTTTGCGCCCGCCAGGATTTCGCTGCGGATGGCGGCGGGATCCTCGCTGCGCGGGTTGTCGTCGGTGACGACGACGAGGTCGGCGAGTTCGGCGGCCACCGCGCCCATCGGTGCCCGCTTGCCCGGGTCGCGGTCACCGCCGGCGCCGAACACCACCGCCAGGCGGCGCCCCGGCTGCACCAGGGTGGTGAGCACCGCGCGCAGCGCACCCGGCTTGTGCGCGTAGTCGACCAGCGCGAGGAAGCCCTGGCCGCGGTCGACCTGCTCGAGCCGCCCCGGCACCCGGGTCTCCCGCAGGCCCGTCGCCGCTTGCGCGGGCGAAACTCCGACCTCATTCAGAATTGCCAGAGCCACAAGGCAATTCGCGATGTTGTAGTGACCCGGCAGATTGATGCCGACGCGGTGCTCGGCGCCGGCGGGATCGACGGCGGTGAATTCCTGACCGGCCGGACCGCTGGGCGTGACGTCATAGGCGCGCCAGTGCGCCGGCTCCCCGGTGACGCTGACGGTGATCGCGTCACCCGCCCGCTCCGCCATCGCACGACCGGCCTCGTCGTCGACGCACACCACGACCCGGTGGGCACGCAGGGCCGAGGCGGGGTCGAACAACAGGGCCTTGGCCTCGAAGTAGTCGGCCATGGTCGGGTGGAAGTCGAGGTGGTCGCGCGACAGATTGGTGAATCCGCCGACGGCGAACTCGGTGCCGTCCACCCGGCCCAAAGCCAGCGCGTGACTGGACACCTCCATCACGACGGTGTCGACGCCGCGCTCGGCCATGGCTGCGAACAGCGCCTGCAACGCGGGGGCCTCCGGCGTAGTCAGCGCGCTGGGTATGTCGACGCCGTCGATGCGGATACCGATGGTGCCGACCAGACCCGCGACCCGACCGCCGGCCCGCAGACCCGCTTCGACCAGGTATGTCGTGGTGGTCTTGCCCGAGGTGCCGGTGATGCCGACGACGGTGACCCGGTCCGACGGGCGGCCGTACACGGTCGCGGCCAGCCCGCCGAGCACGCTGCGCGGCGCCGGATGCACCAGCACCGGCACCGTCGTCGCGTGCGCACCCATCGCGGCGACCCCGTCGGCGTCGGTGAGCACCGCCACGGCACCGCGCCCGATGGCGTCGCCGGCATAGCGCGCGCCGTGCGTGGTGGCGCCCGGCAGAGCGGCGAACAGGTCACCGGGCTGCACGTCC
This genomic stretch from Mycobacterium paragordonae harbors:
- the ftsW gene encoding putative lipid II flippase FtsW → MGIAVTRLFRRDKGETSDAAEVTDKADQPDAAAPGEKAAAPKAEPGGPRTAFGAWLGRPMTSFHLIVAVTALLTSLGLIMVLSASGVHSYDNDGSAWTIFGKQVLWTIVGLVACYAGLRMSIRFIRRIAFTSYAVTIILLVLVLIPGIGNLANGSRKWFVIAGFSMQPSELAKIAFAIWGAHLLAARRLERASLREMLIPLVPAALIALGLIVAQPDLGQTVSLGIILLGLLWYAGLPLRVFVSSLGAVFAAGAVLAMSAGYRSDRVRSWLDPEDDPMDTGYQARQAKYALAHGGIFGDGLGQGVAKWNYLPNAHNDFIFAIIGEELGLVGAVGLLGLFGLFAYTGMRIARRSADPFLRLLTATTTLWVLGQAFINIGYVIGLLPVTGLQLPLISAGGTSTAATLFMIGIMANAARHEPEAVAALRAGRDDKVNRLLRLPLPEPYVPSRIETFRDRKRPQPAPKPPSARRAAGPPQKPQPRTSRRSAGSGHGRDRHHRSGQQHAGRRQTRRVGALEGQRYG
- the murD gene encoding UDP-N-acetylmuramoyl-L-alanine--D-glutamate ligase, with product MLDPLAPGAPVLIAGARVTGRAVLATLARFGAEPTLCDDDPAMLAPHAAAGVGTADPVTAIAQIDRYALVVTSPGFQPDTPVLAAAAAAGVPIWGDVELAWRLDAAGHFGPPRRWLVVTGTNGKTTTTSMLHDMLIAGGLRSKLCGNIGDPVLDVLDQPSDVLAVELSSFQLFWAPSLRPEAGVVLNIAEDHLDWHHTMADYTAAKARVLTGRVAVVGLDDSRAAALLDIAPAAVRVGFRLGEPAPGELGVRDGQLVDRAFAADLPLLPVTSIPVPGPVGVLNTLAAAALARAVDVAPEAIATAIAAFRLGRHRCEVVTVADGITYVDDSKATNPHAAQASVLAYPRVVWLAGGLLKGASLDAELARIASHLVGAVLFGRDRAEVAEALSRHAPDVPVVQVVTGEDVGMDAAGVVSVTDVTQVNNGDIGARVMTAAVAAARDLAKPGDTVLLAPAGASFDQFTGYAARGDAFAAAVRAAVR
- the mraY gene encoding phospho-N-acetylmuramoyl-pentapeptide-transferase — encoded protein: MRQILIAVAIAVTVSILLTPALIRLFTRQGFGHQIREDGPPSHHTKRGTPSMGGVAILAGIWAGYLGTHLFGLAFDGEGISATGLCVLGLATALGGVGFIDDLIKIRRSRNLGLNKTAKTVGQITAAVLFAVLVLQFRNNAGLTPGSADLSYVREIATVTFAPGLFVLFCVVVVSAWSNAVNFTDGLDGLAAGCMAMVTGAYVLITFWQYRNACVTAPGLGCYNVRDPLDLALIAAATAGACIGFLWWNAAPAKIFMGDTGSLALGGIIAGLSVTSRTEILAVVLGALFVAEVTSVVLQILAFRTTGRRVFRMAPFHHHFELGGWAETTVIIRFWLLTAISCGLGVALFYGEWLSTIGA
- a CDS encoding UDP-N-acetylmuramoyl-tripeptide--D-alanyl-D-alanine ligase: MIDLTVAQIADIVGGTLADITPQQAAATRVTGSVEFDSRAIGPGGLFLALPGARVDGHDHAVSAVAAGAVAVLAARPVGVPAIVVKPQAAQDDRASVLEHDADGSGAAVLAALAKLAKAVAAELAAGGLTIIGITGSSGKTSTKDLVAAVLRPLGEVIAPPGSFNNELGHPWTVLRATRDTDFLILEMSARHPGNIAALADIATPSIGVVLNVGTAHLGEFGSREIIAQAKSELPQSVPPSGVVILNADDPMVAAMADVTAARVVRVSRNERSENSGGDVWAGPVSLDEVARPQFTLHAGPAEADVHLAVYGDHQVSNALCAAAVGLECGASVEQVAAALAAAGPVSRHRMHVSTRADGVTVIDDAYNANPDSMRAGLQALAWIAHGDEHPRRSWAVLGEMAELGEDAITEHDRIGRLAVRLDVSRLVVVGTGRSMSAMHQGAVMEGSWGEEVVNVVDATAALSLLRDELRPGDVVLVKASNSAGLGALADALIADDAGRKGAARP
- a CDS encoding UDP-N-acetylmuramoyl-L-alanyl-D-glutamate--2,6-diaminopimelate ligase; its protein translation is MPTGLRPRTIVGVPLTVLAAQIGATCTGDVSVTGVTLRAQDVQPGDLFAALPGATTHGARYAGDAIGRGAVAVLTDADGVAAMGAHATTVPVLVHPAPRSVLGGLAATVYGRPSDRVTVVGITGTSGKTTTTYLVEAGLRAGGRVAGLVGTIGIRIDGVDIPSALTTPEAPALQALFAAMAERGVDTVVMEVSSHALALGRVDGTEFAVGGFTNLSRDHLDFHPTMADYFEAKALLFDPASALRAHRVVVCVDDEAGRAMAERAGDAITVSVTGEPAHWRAYDVTPSGPAGQEFTAVDPAGAEHRVGINLPGHYNIANCLVALAILNEVGVSPAQAATGLRETRVPGRLEQVDRGQGFLALVDYAHKPGALRAVLTTLVQPGRRLAVVFGAGGDRDPGKRAPMGAVAAELADLVVVTDDNPRSEDPAAIRSEILAGAKEAGSRAELVEIADRQQAIRHAVGWAGPGDVVLIAGKGHETGQRSADEVRPFDDRVELAAALEALGGRA